The Lutzomyia longipalpis isolate SR_M1_2022 chromosome 2, ASM2433408v1 DNA window AATCACCGGAAGTACTTCCTAAAGGAGGGCAGTGGTGCTGTTGAGAGGCTTCCTCCGCTGAGGTTAGAGAGATTTGGGGCTTTCTGGTGAGATTTGAGGATTAATTGAGTTTGGGATTCATCGGCAGGATACTGAATAATGCCGATTGGTACAGTTCTGTGAAGTTGATTGACTTTATCTCGACTGTGGGACGTCATTTCCGTATGGGATCAATGCTCTCCAGGACTTCTGTCCAGTCACGCATCAACAGTGAATCCGGGATGAGTTTTACGGAGTTTACGTACCAAATCTTTCAGGCCTACGACTGGTTGCATTTGCTGAAGGAGTACGACTGCCGGTTTCAGGTGAGATCCTCCTGATCTTAATCTTCAGCTTGTAACAGAAGAGTCCTTTGCAGCTCGGCGGAAGTGATCAGATGGGCAACATCATGAGTGGTCACGAATTAATTAGCCGAATGGACAAGAGGAAAGTCTATGGGATAACACAGCCCATTGTAACGAACGAAGAAGGGGATAAATACGGGAAATCCGCTGGGCAGGCCATCTGGCTGAATCCCCAGATGACTTCCCCCTTCTCCTTCTACCAATTCTTCCTCCGATCCCGCGATGCAGACGTTGAGCGTCTCCTGAAACTCTTCACTTTCCTTCCTCTGAGGCAAATTAAAGAGATTATGGATCGTCACAGAAACACCCCTGAGATCCGGGAAGCTCAGAAGAAGCTGGCGCAGCAAGTTACAATCCTCATTCACGGCCAGGAGGGCCTGGAAACAGCCGAGAGAGTCTCCGAAGCGCTCTACGGAGGAAACATCACAGCCCTCGGAGAATTATCCTACGCCGACGTCAAAACCACCTTCCAAGGAGCTCCCCTTGCGGAGCTGATCATGGAACCGGGGATGACAGTCCTGGATGTGGCCATGAGGGCTAAATGTTTCCCAACAACAGACGATGCCATTCGAATTATAACGGCCGGGGGCTTCCGGATTAACCTCCA harbors:
- the LOC129790259 gene encoding tyrosine--tRNA ligase, mitochondrial, which encodes MLKNLSKINLKLCQRIVRRLHSEGNVLKLREREIIQDVFPSTASDEMGSKFMRKTQTIYAGFDPTAESLHVGNLLVIMGLLQCQRRGHEPIALLGGATGLIGDPSGRSTERSMLEMSTVERNLAGIGKQIEGVFENHRKYFLKEGSGAVERLPPLRILNNADWYSSVKLIDFISTVGRHFRMGSMLSRTSVQSRINSESGMSFTEFTYQIFQAYDWLHLLKEYDCRFQLGGSDQMGNIMSGHELISRMDKRKVYGITQPIVTNEEGDKYGKSAGQAIWLNPQMTSPFSFYQFFLRSRDADVERLLKLFTFLPLRQIKEIMDRHRNTPEIREAQKKLAQQVTILIHGQEGLETAERVSEALYGGNITALGELSYADVKTTFQGAPLAELIMEPGMTVLDVAMRAKCFPTTDDAIRIITAGGFRINLQRTTNISEVLSPGIHILKNGISLLRVGKRNYYIVKWV